In Zingiber officinale cultivar Zhangliang chromosome 9B, Zo_v1.1, whole genome shotgun sequence, the genomic window AGTGTAATTAAGATTTCTGACAGTAAGAAACGAACAGCCAACAAGAACTTAGTAGAAGAAGATAGTAACAAGGTCTGCATACCGCAACGCAGCTTCCCTTGCAGCATTTCGTACCTCTGGCTTCTCAGACCTCTTCTTCTGAATTACCTCTAGAGTAGCACCAACAATAGACCTAGAATAAGGCTTTTTTGTGGTCCGGCGCTTCTTCTTCACAGCTTCAGCATGAATATCCTAAAATGTAGAAATAAGTGATCAGCTTCTTTTAAGCATcatacaaacataaaatatattaaatcacCTTCTTATGCTGCTTTCGGTACATTGCTGTCCAGCAGAGCTTTGCAGGCTTAAGTCGGTTGTGAAAGTACCTCTTGCATTTTGAATTGGAAAAAAGAAAGACCTGCAGTAACAAGTAGATAAACGTTGGAAAACAATTTCATTATCCTTCACGTGGGAGCtaattagtaattttaaattcagcatTCACAGCCatacttaagtaggatttttTTTCATACTGGATTCAGGCAATAAACCCAGCCTAATTGTTAGGCAAGGAAGTTGATAATCAAAGAAGATTTATCCATTTAGAATGTTGCAGAGGTGACTTATATtatgttgcatggatgatgatgaaCAACTACATAATAATGATACAAGTGGTTCACCTGAGAATCTGAACGCACGAAACGAATACCCTTTCCAGGATATATCTTGGCACCACTGAAGCGGCAGAGCTCAGTTCTGTGCATAAATCAGAGAGAAAAAACCATGAGTATGTCAGCAAGTTTCACATAATAGGAACAACCAGATGCTACATCTTATGAAGGcacaaacaagaaacataaacacAGTCAAAAAATGCTAGATATCATCTGTTGTAAGGTGCAATTAGATCACTAAAACTAACGAGTAATCCTTCTCTAACATAACAATTTTTTCCGAGTACCTTTTGAAAGAGTTGAGGAATTGAAAATCTTAAAGTACCTCAATTCTGGAAAATTACAAGGGCCTAAATGAACAGAAGTACCATGAGCAGAAAATAAGAGGAACATATTTTCTCTTATCCGTGCAAATATTGTTCTATTTCATTCTTTTCGATTAGATAATATACTGTTTCTTTGCTTATAATTCAAGCACTATGCATCTTCCATCGGGATCCAGAAGAAAACTAACATGATATAGCAATTCATAACTCTAATACATGTTTCAACATAAAAGTATCTGCCTCACATTCCTACTATCAACGCAACTAAAATGTAAAAACAGTcaaaggaagaagttttaaacttTCATGAACTCTTCCTTGTCATCAGAATAATACATTTTGTTCAAACATCACGAATTACGAGGGAAGTGCTATCCTTTCGTGTTAGAGCGTCGTCCATTTCCTCACGCATACATGCAAGTCAGAGACTCTAGAATTTTTTTATACTCGAAATGCCGCTACAACAATGAAAAGCTGGATAATGCAATGCTAACGCTTCTTATATTAATCAAATCAACCAACAAGAGCTCAAATGCTACCAAAAAAAAGGTTGCATCTCAAAGATCTAATAAAAGCCTTCCGAAACGAATCAAAAAAGCAATACTTTTGACGACTCCCATAAACCAGATCACGCTAgctcagaaaaaaaaaaagaaaccgtATACTGTAATCGAAAAGAGTAAGAGAAGAAAGAATCGTACTTAAGAACCATGGCTGCCGCGGCTCTGCTGCCCCCCGCTCACAAGACGGAAACCCTAATGAGACCCATTTATAGTAAACTTAGGACCAAGCCGAGTAGAGAGTTTTAGCGCCTCTGTGCTAAATTTACTAGAATGCCATTGTGGACCTTGGGCCGTTGGACCTCTTGCCGGCCCAATCTAATGATTAAAAAAAGGATTTTAGAGTATTTTCTATTAATTTCCCTAACAAATAtaaattaaaagatttttttttatttaagaggGGTTATGATAATAAGTAGATGTTTAAGAGTAAAGCTATTTGCTCGAACTAATATATATCTAATTAGTAAAATTTGTAAAGAATTTTGAAGAATCTatctagtcttttttttttttaattagtgtcttataatttaacatttttttatatatttataatggTGCATATTCAAGTAAGATAACTTAAGATAATATTGCAAATCATGTTAAATGGAATCATAAAGTGACATAATAGAATCATTAAATTAGTTTACATAATTAATCTCAGACAATATAAGTTTGGATCTCTAATGATAATGCAATAGTTTTTCAATGGCTTCTCCAATCTCTTGAGCAGTAACAGCTTGAGGAGGAGGTGGGCGAGGATTGCGAAGGCAGTCTGTAAACCTTTGAGCAAAATCAGCAGCCGATTGGAAGCGAAAGAAAATGAGAGCAATTTGTCCAAGGACTCCGCCTGTGAGTGTCAGTATCGAAAGAGGTTCCATTGTAAATGTAATGAAAATGTATGTCTTTAGGATAGTCTATCGGAAAGAAAAGTAATGAATCTTGTGTGATTGTAAAGAGGATGCCCAAGTGCTGCTCTTATAGTGTTATAAAAGGCTAAAAGAGAAAGGAAGAAGCTAATTTTAAGCAATTATGTAAGAACAAACTTGTTTGATTAGATTGTAGATATCAACTAAAATTGTAAGAAAATAGGAGTTAGTTAAGAGATTTCCCCCCGTTTTTAgtctattaataattaattatcacATCACTTTCTATAAAATCATATTGATGGGCAAGAATATGATTAGTAGCCCAAGTCAGTCCATTCACCCCTCACTCTTATACAACCAAAATTGTCAAATAGATCGGTTCATGGTGAGATGGGATAAACCAATCCGTCAAAAATCCATCATCTGATGAGATGGGCACGAAATCTCTAACCTAACTCAATATGAGTTACAGTTATATGGTCAAcccattaaaaaaatataaatataataaaatatatagaaaaatttataaattcatacCATTGAATTTGatcatttcaaaactaaatatttttcaaaatttaataaaatttctaatttttaattttaactttcactataaaatatatataatcataaATCCATATATTATAatccaattttaaaatttatttttccatctCAATCCTTAGGCCAACGTGTGTAGTAGAAAAGTCCTTCTGAGAGACTTTAGCAAAGATCAAAGCTGAGACTTGAAGTCGAAATGTTGAACTCGAGATAATCTAAAGCGTATAATCACTTTTCTTAAAGAGTTTATTGCCCCTACTATTTTGCTAGACCGAGTTATAATGGGCAATCTCTTCTAAATTACAATAGATTCTCAAACAATAAAATAACAAGTTCTTTAGTTGTTTGCACAAGAATAGAGAATGATTGTAATTAGTTTAACATGATCAAGAacacttatttatagagttctttCAATTAGCCATGAAAGGATACAATCATTCATTAGTCATGTTGGTTCACAAAAGGACACAACCATTCATAATACAATCATTGGTCACAAAGGGATACAATTGTTCATATGTTAAACATTGTTTACAATGAAAATCGTTGATCATAAAAGGATGCAACTTTTCAAAATGCAAACTAAACCTCAACATTCTCCCACTTAGTTTGCAATGTAACTCCAAACTAACACTTACTAATATCATACATAAAAGAAAGTGACTTTCATCTTAAACTCTCTTATAGGGTAAATAAGTCACAAGTCAATGGCAAATGATTGGTGACTCATTGCTTAAACTAATATTCAATCATGCCATAAACTTATCACACATATGAACCATCAAACACATTCTCTTATTCACACACTTTTAAGCATGTTTACTGGCTATGTGCTCATCCTAGTTTCATAATCATTTACAAAACTTTACCCCATAAGTTTATTAAATGCGACACCACTTCTTATAATTATATAGGTGGATATTGTCTCAAGTCTTattaattaacctaataaaacaCTTCTGATATAATTCCATTAAGAACCTAAATTCAACATACTCACTTAAGAGTAACAAAATATGCACCTTGAACTTAGAATCATATACATGGACTAGGTGCTCACAATCATTTAATAACTTGTTTTTACCCTTTAAACCTCTCAATCTAGGATGTACTAGAAGGAGGTTGGGTTCTCATCATTAAATAACTTTAGATTAGGGGTTTCAATCCTATTCTGGGTGTTGTCAAACTCACCAAATCTCTTGCTAGAGGTTTGGTAAACAGATCCGCTAAATTCTTATGTGTTCTAACAAACACAATAGAGACAACATCATTATTAAGCATTTCTCTAATAAATGCATGTCTCAAACTAATATGTCTAGATTTTTCATTATACATTTTGTTCAATGCTCTAAGCATAGTAACTTCACTGTCACAATACATGGTTATAGACGACATTAGCTTAGGCCAAAAATCTATATCAAGTAATAGATCTCTCAATCACTCGGCTTCTTTACAAGTTGAGGCTAACGCTACAAACTGAGATTCTattgtggaatgagttattagtatttgtttctttgagaCCCAAGAAACAACTCCACCACCAAGTAAAAAGACAAAATCACTGGTAGGTTTTTGATCACTTATGCTAGTGATCCAATAGCATCCGAAAATTCCTCTAGAACATAAGGAAAACTATTACAGAAAAGGTTTAAATCTCTTGTCCGTTTGAGATAACCAAATACTCTAGTTATTGCTTTCCAATGTTCTTTACTTGAGTTCTTTATATATCTAGCTATAGCAAGTCTACACATCACATAAGATATAGCAGGTCTTGTACAACTCAtagcatacatgagacttccaaCGACACTAGCATACTCAAGTTGTGCTACTAGATTACCATCATTATCACAAATTTTGAGGTTTGGATCAAAATGTGTACTTTCTTCTTTCACATTCAAATGTTGACATTTCTTTAAAATCTTATCAACATAGTGAGTTTGAGAAAGAGCAAAACCCCCACTATATCTATTAACTTTTATTCCTAAGATAGTATCAACTTCACCAAGAGCTTTCATTTTAAACTTAGAAGATAGATACTCCTTAGTTTTAACTATGCCCTTTGTAGTGTCGTTAcaatcagcatatcatcaacatagagacAAATTACAATTATACTTTTACTAGTAAATTTAGAGTAAATGCACTTATCTGCATTATTATATCTAAAACCATTAGAAAGTAGAATACTCTTAAACTTTTCATGCCACTATTTTGGGAGTCGTTTTAGACCATACAAAGATTTAACTAGTTTACACACTTTAGTCTCATTTTTGGGAAGCACAAAGCCTTCTGGTTGATCCATATACACCTTTTCATCTAAATCACTATTTAGTAATGCTGTTTTCATATCCATTTGGTGAACATGAAGGTTCAAGATGGAAGCTAAAGCTAAAATTACTCTTATTGAGGTTATTCTAGCTACAAGtgcatatgtatcaaagtaatcaattcttttcttttgtctaaaccctttagctactaacttaGCTTTGTAGGTGAGAATGGTTCCATTGGTAACTAGTTTCTTTTAAAACACCCACTTGCAACAAATAGGCTTAGAGCCTTGTGGTAGATTAACTAGAACCCAAGTACCATTAGATAGTATTGAGTCCATTTCATTATTTATAGCCTCTTTCCAAAAAGCAGCATCCATAGAGTCCATGACTTCTTTATAGGTCATAGGATCTTCCTCTACActaaacaaaaatagaattttgtttAGTAGAGAATCCCTAGTACCTTCCGCAAGAAACACACTATTTTATGATCATATAAAATCGAAAGAAAGATGTCATTCTTTCTTTATCTTTGACTTCTTCTAGGTTCACTAGAGGTGTCAATTTAATTGGTTCTTGACTCACTAGAAGCTTTTCCATAAAAAGAATTTGATGCACTAGCCGGGGTCATTCCCACTTTTAAGTCCTTAAGAAATTGACTTTCTGAAAATTACACATCTCTTGATTCCACTATGACATTGTTCTCAATGTCAAGTAATCTATATGCCTTTGAATTTTCAACATAGCCTACTAGCACACTTTTAAGTGCTCTAGGTCTTA contains:
- the LOC122025651 gene encoding 60S ribosomal protein L24; translated protein: MVLKTELCRFSGAKIYPGKGIRFVRSDSQVFLFSNSKCKRYFHNRLKPAKLCWTAMYRKQHKKDIHAEAVKKKRRTTKKPYSRSIVGATLEVIQKKRSEKPEVRNAAREAALREIKERIKKTKDEKNAKKVELAAKTQKTQTRSAPRGQASKGPKLGGGGGKR